In bacterium, a genomic segment contains:
- a CDS encoding GNAT family N-acetyltransferase has product MSGSEKDDERARPEVSVRYVPDAQRFEATVPGSDDVAFLKVKPSPEFWTFEHTEVPESMEGRGVGSELVRQALAHVRERGVTIKPVCPFTAAYLERHPEEADVVHPDYRWMVQ; this is encoded by the coding sequence GTGAGTGGATCCGAGAAAGACGACGAGCGCGCGCGCCCGGAGGTATCAGTACGCTACGTCCCGGACGCCCAACGATTCGAGGCCACCGTGCCCGGCTCGGACGATGTGGCGTTCCTGAAGGTCAAGCCGTCGCCCGAGTTCTGGACCTTCGAGCACACCGAGGTCCCGGAGAGCATGGAGGGACGGGGCGTCGGCAGCGAACTGGTGCGGCAGGCGCTGGCCCATGTCCGGGAGCGGGGAGTTACCATCAAGCCCGTCTGTCCGTTCACGGCTGCCTACCTCGAGCGGCATCCCGAAGAGGCGGACGTGGTGCATCCCGATTATCGCTGGATGGTGCAGTAG
- a CDS encoding membrane protein, whose protein sequence is MLARESRRWAQLLLGLFVYGLACALMIRSEFGLGPWDAFHVGLHRLTGMSVGVASIVVGVVIVAGTWFIGVRPGPGTLANMVLIGVFIDLLLPALPSATGWLRPVYHAAGTLLTGFATGLYIAPGLGKGPRDGMMLGIAARTGWSVRRVRTVIELTVLVLGWALGATIGLGTIVFALGSGPATQWGLRVFGVRVGNER, encoded by the coding sequence GTGCTCGCCCGCGAGTCGCGGCGCTGGGCGCAACTGCTGCTGGGGCTGTTCGTCTACGGTCTCGCGTGCGCGCTCATGATCCGGAGCGAGTTCGGCCTGGGCCCGTGGGACGCATTTCACGTGGGCCTGCATCGTCTCACGGGGATGAGCGTGGGTGTGGCGAGCATCGTGGTCGGGGTTGTGATCGTCGCCGGCACGTGGTTCATCGGCGTGCGGCCCGGCCCCGGCACGCTGGCGAACATGGTGTTGATCGGCGTCTTCATCGACCTGCTGCTGCCCGCGCTCCCATCCGCGACCGGCTGGCTGCGGCCCGTCTACCACGCCGCCGGGACGCTGCTCACCGGCTTCGCGACGGGGCTGTACATCGCGCCGGGTCTGGGCAAGGGCCCGCGGGACGGCATGATGCTCGGCATCGCGGCCCGGACGGGATGGTCGGTGCGGCGCGTGCGCACGGTGATCGAGCTCACGGTGCTGGTGTTGGGCTGGGCGCTGGGCGCGACCATCGGGCTCGGCACCATCGTCTTCGCGCTCGGCAGCGGCCCCGCGACGCAGTGGGGGCTGCGGGTGTTCGGGGTGCGGGTGGGGAATGAGAGGTGA
- a CDS encoding AAA+ family ATPase, producing the protein MAITNRDRVGRALDLLRDGLAPFVEREFTNVYGGSAREEAKRFVQDDRLNLDLPFPEWDVAPLLRLMWEAWNDVFRRTLGHAERSLVSELRDVRNRWAHQRPFSTDDAYRAIDSAIRLLTAVSAPQVEDLEKARMELLRVRFEEQARNERRKNAGAVESQVTGTLKPWREVVEPHPDVASGRYQQAEFAADLWQVHLGQGSAEYRDPVEFYRRTYLTESLRRLLVGAIQRLTGKGGDPVVQLQTNFGGGKTHSMLALYHLFSGTPPTELVGIEAVLQEAGVESLPAVRRVVLVGNKISPGNPVTKPDGTVVRTLWGELAWQLGGKEAYERIRADDERATNPGDALRELFDAYGPCLILIDEWVAYARQLHDEDDLPGGSFETQFSFAQALTESAKLSKHCLLVISLPASDTANAGGTSVDDVEVGGQRGREALARLRNVIGRVETSWRPATAEESFEIVRRRLFQPMVDPKQFVDRDNVARAFYELYRNQSQEFPPECRDPEYEKRIRAAYPIHPEVFERLYNDWGTLVTFHRTRGVLRLMAAVIHSLWERGDRNPLILPSTIPMDDDRVRFELTRYLSDNWTPIIEKDVDGPDSLPQRLDNEVPNLGRYAAARRVARTIYLGSAPTTGMANRGLEDRRIYLGCVMPGEPPNVFGDALRRLTAQATHLYHDGTRYWYDTQPTVTKLAEDRAEQLKRDRDAIFREIDRRLRKDLVKTGDFPRVHPLPVSGQDVADDVDTRLVVLGPDHLYGREADSPALVAAKAILESRGNAPRRFRNTLVFLAADRTRYQDLEAAVCSYLAWDSIVAEKEELNLTPFQVRQAEMQRQAADTAVTARIPETYQWLLVPVQQTPQSPIEWQAIRLSGQDALAVRASKKLRQDELLVTALGPTRLRMELDRVPLWRGDHVSIRQLVEDFASYPYLPRLQSPEVLTRAIQDGLGLLTWEQDTFAYAESYDEQQGRYRGLRAGQHVTVGVDDLGLLVKPEVARAQLEAEKPVGVTAPGGGMPDGGTPLGAGGAAGVAAVEPRQAGQQPTSRRPTRYHGSVSLDPTRVGRDAGRIAEEVIAHLASLVGARVRVTLEIEAEIPDGVPENVVRVVTENSRTLKFESHGFEDE; encoded by the coding sequence ATGGCGATCACCAACCGCGACCGCGTCGGTCGCGCGCTCGACCTGCTGCGGGACGGCCTCGCGCCGTTCGTGGAGCGTGAGTTCACGAACGTCTACGGTGGTAGCGCCCGCGAGGAGGCGAAGCGCTTTGTCCAGGACGACCGGCTGAACCTGGATCTCCCGTTCCCCGAGTGGGACGTGGCGCCGCTGCTCCGCCTGATGTGGGAGGCGTGGAACGACGTCTTCCGGAGGACGCTCGGCCACGCGGAGCGGTCGCTGGTCAGCGAGCTGCGCGACGTGCGGAACCGCTGGGCGCACCAGCGCCCGTTCTCGACGGATGACGCGTACCGCGCGATCGACTCGGCGATCCGCCTCCTCACGGCGGTCTCCGCGCCCCAGGTCGAGGACCTGGAGAAAGCACGGATGGAGCTGCTCCGGGTGCGCTTCGAGGAGCAGGCGCGAAACGAACGGCGGAAGAATGCGGGGGCGGTCGAGAGCCAGGTCACGGGGACGCTCAAGCCGTGGCGCGAGGTCGTCGAGCCGCACCCGGACGTGGCGAGCGGCCGGTACCAGCAAGCCGAGTTCGCGGCGGACCTCTGGCAGGTCCACCTCGGTCAGGGGAGCGCGGAGTACCGCGACCCGGTCGAGTTCTACCGGCGCACGTACCTCACCGAGAGCCTCCGGCGGTTGCTGGTCGGCGCGATCCAGCGTCTCACCGGCAAGGGCGGCGACCCCGTCGTCCAGCTCCAGACCAACTTCGGCGGCGGGAAGACGCACTCGATGCTGGCGCTCTACCACCTCTTCTCCGGGACGCCGCCCACAGAGTTGGTCGGAATCGAGGCAGTGCTGCAGGAAGCGGGGGTGGAGTCGCTCCCCGCGGTGCGCCGCGTCGTTCTCGTGGGCAACAAGATCTCGCCCGGCAACCCGGTCACAAAGCCCGACGGCACCGTGGTCCGCACGCTCTGGGGCGAGCTGGCGTGGCAGCTCGGAGGCAAGGAGGCGTACGAGCGGATCCGCGCCGACGACGAGCGTGCGACCAACCCCGGTGACGCGCTCCGCGAGCTCTTCGACGCGTACGGCCCGTGTCTGATCCTCATCGACGAGTGGGTCGCGTACGCCCGGCAGCTCCACGACGAGGACGACCTGCCAGGCGGGAGCTTCGAGACCCAGTTCAGCTTCGCCCAGGCCCTCACGGAGTCGGCCAAGCTGTCGAAGCACTGCCTGCTGGTGATCAGCCTCCCGGCTTCGGACACCGCCAACGCCGGCGGGACGTCGGTGGACGACGTCGAGGTCGGCGGCCAGCGTGGCCGGGAGGCGCTCGCGCGGCTGCGGAACGTGATCGGCCGCGTCGAGACGTCGTGGCGGCCGGCCACGGCCGAGGAGAGCTTCGAGATCGTGCGGCGGCGCCTCTTCCAACCGATGGTCGATCCGAAGCAGTTCGTCGACCGCGACAACGTCGCCCGCGCGTTCTATGAGCTGTATCGCAACCAGAGCCAAGAATTCCCGCCCGAATGTCGGGATCCAGAGTACGAGAAGCGCATCCGTGCGGCCTACCCGATCCACCCGGAGGTCTTCGAACGGCTCTACAACGATTGGGGGACGCTGGTCACGTTCCACCGCACCCGGGGCGTGCTGCGCCTCATGGCCGCCGTCATCCACTCGCTTTGGGAGAGAGGAGACCGCAACCCGCTGATCCTGCCGTCCACGATCCCGATGGATGACGACCGCGTCCGCTTCGAGCTGACCCGGTATCTGTCGGACAACTGGACGCCGATCATCGAGAAGGACGTGGACGGGCCGGACTCGCTCCCGCAGCGGCTGGACAATGAGGTCCCGAATCTGGGGCGCTACGCCGCCGCGCGGCGCGTGGCCCGGACGATCTATCTCGGCTCCGCACCGACGACGGGCATGGCGAATCGCGGCCTAGAGGACCGGCGGATCTATCTCGGCTGCGTCATGCCGGGCGAGCCGCCGAACGTCTTCGGCGACGCACTACGCCGGCTCACGGCCCAGGCGACTCACCTCTACCACGACGGCACGCGGTACTGGTACGACACGCAGCCCACGGTCACCAAGCTCGCGGAGGATCGCGCCGAGCAGCTCAAGCGGGACCGGGATGCCATTTTCCGGGAGATCGACCGGCGGCTGCGGAAAGATCTCGTTAAGACCGGCGATTTCCCTCGCGTGCACCCGCTCCCGGTTTCGGGCCAGGACGTGGCCGATGACGTCGACACGCGTCTCGTCGTCCTGGGGCCGGACCACCTCTACGGGAGGGAGGCAGACAGCCCCGCGCTTGTCGCCGCGAAAGCGATCCTGGAGTCGCGCGGGAACGCGCCCCGGCGCTTCCGCAACACGCTGGTGTTCCTGGCCGCGGACCGGACCCGGTACCAGGACCTGGAGGCGGCGGTCTGCTCGTACCTGGCGTGGGACTCGATCGTGGCCGAGAAAGAGGAGCTGAACCTGACGCCTTTCCAGGTTCGGCAGGCCGAGATGCAAAGGCAGGCCGCGGACACGGCGGTGACGGCCCGGATCCCGGAGACGTACCAGTGGTTGCTCGTGCCGGTGCAGCAGACCCCGCAGTCGCCGATCGAGTGGCAGGCGATCCGCCTCTCCGGTCAGGACGCTCTGGCGGTCCGCGCGAGCAAGAAGCTGAGGCAGGACGAGCTCCTCGTCACGGCCTTGGGGCCCACACGGCTCAGGATGGAGCTCGACCGCGTCCCCCTCTGGCGCGGCGACCACGTGTCCATCCGGCAGCTCGTGGAGGACTTCGCCAGCTACCCGTATCTCCCGCGTCTCCAGAGCCCGGAGGTGTTGACCCGCGCGATCCAGGACGGCCTCGGCCTGCTCACGTGGGAGCAGGACACATTCGCCTACGCCGAGAGCTACGACGAGCAGCAAGGCCGCTACCGTGGGCTCCGTGCGGGTCAGCACGTCACCGTCGGGGTCGACGATCTCGGCCTTCTGGTCAAGCCCGAGGTGGCCCGAGCGCAGTTGGAGGCCGAGAAGCCTGTTGGGGTGACCGCACCGGGCGGCGGCATGCCGGATGGCGGGACGCCGCTCGGAGCTGGTGGCGCAGCAGGCGTGGCCGCAGTAGAACCGCGTCAGGCGGGGCAGCAACCGACCAGCCGCCGCCCTACGCGCTACCACGGCTCCGTCAGCCTCGATCCAACGCGCGTCGGGCGGGATGCCGGCCGCATCGCTGAGGAAGTGATCGCGCACCTCGCGAGCCTCGTCGGTGCCCGCGTCCGCGTCACACTCGAGATCGAGGCGGAAATCCCGGACGGCGTGCCGGAGAACGTCGTGCGGGTGGTCACGGAGAACAGCCGGACGCTGAAGTTCGAGAGTCACGGGTTCGAAGATGAGTAG